The DNA window CCCGCCTCCGTGCCACATTCGTCGCTTCCTCGAAGAGTCGACGGGCTTCTTGGATTGAGCCGTCAACAGCAAGTGCCATCGCCAGCGTGTCGAGGGCCCTCGGATCCCGCCGTTCGGTTCTCGCCACCACACGCTCCGCCAGATCCACCGCCTCACGCCTTCGTTCAGGAAACGCGTCGGGACGAGTGGCCAGAAGCCGGGCCAGGTTGTGCGTGAGGGCGAGGTCGTCAGGGAATCGCTCGAGCCCGGAATCCAAAACAAAGACCGCTTTCTTCAGATTGCCCTCCGCGTTCTCGAGCACCGCGAGCGCGCCGGCGATCTCCGGACGGGACATGCCCTCTTCGTCTGCCGCGCGAAGCGCGGAGAGGGCTTCTTCGTATCGTCCGAGCTCGAAGAGGGCCATCGCGCGGTTCTCCCGAGCCGACACGAACCCGGGCGCGAGAGCGAGAGCTTCATCGTAAATCCCGACGGCGCTCTCGAGCTCTCCTCGGCCCGCCCGGGCATCCGCCTCCCGAGAGAGGAGGTTTGCGAGATCCGTTCGAGCCGGTCCGTGCTCCGGCTCGAGCTGAAGGAGTTTTCGATAACTTTGAATGGCTTCATCGGCTTTCGCCGCCCGAGACAAGGCGCTCGCGTAGAAGTAGAGTGCCAGATCGTTCTCGGGATCGAGCTCGACCGCTCGCCCCCAGAGCGCGAGTGAGTCCCTCCACCACAGGGATTGCCGATAGGTCGCGACCGAGAGAACCGCGATGGCCGCGACGGCGACCCATCGCCAGACCGCGGGCGAGCGCACCAGCAACCCGCCGAGCCCCACGGCGAGAGCGAGCGCCGGAACGTAGGTGTAGCGGTCCGCCGTCGCCTGGAGTCCGCTCGGGGCGAGACCGAGAGACGGCAGGGCAAGAAGAAGCCAACTCGCCCACACCGCGAGCGCTGCGGGATGGCGGGAACGAAAATGCCAGACGATCCACGCGCTCGTCAGAAGCACTAGGCTTCCGAGGCCGAGGAGGAGCCAGTCGACGCGAGGCTCGATCGGGAGCGGATCGAGTGGGGTCAACCGCACCGGCCAGACGGACCGGCTCAGCTGCGCCAGAAGCGAATCGGCTGCGAGCGTGAGGCGGGCACCGAGCCCGAACCTCTCGAGATCCAGAAACGGACGACGGCTCCCCTCGAGGAGAAGCCCGGCCGCCGAGAGCACGAGGAACGGAATCTTCTCGGCGAGGAACCGGGCGTGACGTTTCCGGCGAAAAACGAGGATGTCCAGGACGATCAGCACGAGCGGAAAGGCAAGCGCCACCGGCCTCGCGAGCAGGGAAACCGCGTAGGCGAGGACCGAAAGCGCGAGCCGGGAACGGAGGTAAAGGAGCGTCGCCCCGAGCAGAAACGCCGTGGAGAGAAGATACGGGAAAGCGCTTGCCCAGGCGACGACCTCGACCCGCAGCGGATGGACGGCGTAGAGAAGCGCGCCGAGGAGGGCCGCCACCGCTTTGCCGGACAACCGGAAGATGAGGAGGTAGAGGAGAATCGCGTTGAGAACGTGGACGAGAACACTGAGGCCATGAAACGTCTCGGGGGTCCACCCGAAGTTTCGACCGCTTGCCGCCCAGACCACCCACGAGAGCGGCTGAAAGTGGCTGAGATGCTCGGTGGTGAGGGCCCAGACGAAGAGCCCCTTCGAACGAAGCGCGTCGTTGTCCACGAGCGCCTCGGGGTCGTCCCAGGAGACCCAGCCGTTCGAAAGAACGGGCACAAAGGCGGCGAGAACGATCATCGCGATCGCAAGACCGTGAAGCCGCACGGTCGAGCTCAAGCTCCGCCGAGGCGTCTGAGCTCCGCTCTCGCCGGCTCGAAACCCGGATCGTTCCGAAGCGCTTTCTCGAAGAAACCTCGCGCTTCTTCCGGACGTCCCAGCCGTACGAGAGCGAGGCCGAGATTGAAAGCGTACTGCGCATCCTCGGGATCGACGGTATGCGCCTTACGGAACGCCTCCTCCGCCTCGGCCATCCGACCGTTGCCGCCGAGCACCATCCCCAGCGAGTTCCAATAAGAAGCGTCATCGGGAGCGAGCCGCACCGCTTCCTTCAACCGCGAAATCGACTTCTCGATCTCGCCCAGATCCCGGTACTGCTCGCCGAGGCGCACCAGAGTCAGCGCGTCTTCGGGAAGGCGCTCGGCGACGGCCTCGAAGGCTCGGGCGGCCTCGTCGGGACGACCGAGGCTCACCCAGATCTCGCCCTCGCGCTCGAAGAGGCGCGCGCTTTCGGGAATGACGTTTTGTCCGCGGTGAAGTGCCTCGAGGGCGTCGTCGTGGCTGCCGAGGGCGACCTGCGCCTCGGCCAGATCGAGGTAAGCCGGTCCGTAACTGTCGTCGAGTGCGATCGCTCCCGCGAACGCGTCGACCGCTTCCCGGTAGCGTCCCAGACCGTAGTAGGCGCGGCCCGTATGGTAGAGCGCTTGAAAGCTCTCGTTGCCCGACTCGAGTACCGCGCGGAAACGCTGGATCGCGGACTC is part of the Vicinamibacteria bacterium genome and encodes:
- a CDS encoding tetratricopeptide repeat protein, encoding MRLHGLAIAMIVLAAFVPVLSNGWVSWDDPEALVDNDALRSKGLFVWALTTEHLSHFQPLSWVVWAASGRNFGWTPETFHGLSVLVHVLNAILLYLLIFRLSGKAVAALLGALLYAVHPLRVEVVAWASAFPYLLSTAFLLGATLLYLRSRLALSVLAYAVSLLARPVALAFPLVLIVLDILVFRRKRHARFLAEKIPFLVLSAAGLLLEGSRRPFLDLERFGLGARLTLAADSLLAQLSRSVWPVRLTPLDPLPIEPRVDWLLLGLGSLVLLTSAWIVWHFRSRHPAALAVWASWLLLALPSLGLAPSGLQATADRYTYVPALALAVGLGGLLVRSPAVWRWVAVAAIAVLSVATYRQSLWWRDSLALWGRAVELDPENDLALYFYASALSRAAKADEAIQSYRKLLQLEPEHGPARTDLANLLSREADARAGRGELESAVGIYDEALALAPGFVSARENRAMALFELGRYEEALSALRAADEEGMSRPEIAGALAVLENAEGNLKKAVFVLDSGLERFPDDLALTHNLARLLATRPDAFPERRREAVDLAERVVARTERRDPRALDTLAMALAVDGSIQEARRLFEEATNVARRR